The proteins below come from a single Piscinibacter gummiphilus genomic window:
- the rpsI gene encoding 30S ribosomal protein S9, producing MIGNWNYGTGRRKSSVARVFIKKGTGQILVNGKPVDQYFGRQTSIMVVRQPLVLTANDAAFDVKVNVHGGGESGQAGAVRHGITRALIDYDAALKPELSRAGFVTRDAREVERKKVGLHGARRRKQFSKR from the coding sequence ATGATCGGAAATTGGAACTACGGAACCGGCCGCCGCAAGTCTTCGGTGGCGCGCGTGTTCATCAAGAAGGGCACCGGCCAGATCCTCGTCAACGGCAAGCCCGTCGACCAGTACTTTGGCCGCCAGACGTCCATCATGGTCGTGCGCCAGCCGCTGGTGCTGACCGCCAATGACGCGGCGTTCGACGTCAAGGTCAACGTGCACGGCGGTGGCGAGTCCGGCCAAGCCGGTGCGGTGCGCCACGGCATCACCCGTGCGCTGATCGACTACGACGCGGCGCTCAAGCCGGAACTGAGCCGTGCTGGCTTTGTGACGCGTGATGCGCGTGAAGTCGAACGGAAGAAGGTCGGTCTGCACGGCGCCCGTCGCCGCAAGCAGTTCAGCAAGCGCTGA
- a CDS encoding GNAT family N-acetyltransferase, with product MVSSTTSKLHTAPKPAPERLSWVPIRSLAERHRTRIATHIIGLSESDRYLRFGYPATDEQVQRYVESIDFERDEVFGIFNRRLELIAMAHLAYLPVPTQPEAPATAEFGVSVIGRARGRGYGARLFEHAVLHARNRGCERLFIHALSENAAMLKIARNAGASVERDGSESEAWLKLPPDSISSQVGELVGHQVAEFDYQLKLHAQRLSTWLKGAPEVKTHTVETDRTASE from the coding sequence ATGGTCTCCAGCACCACCTCCAAACTTCACACGGCTCCCAAGCCGGCCCCAGAACGCCTGTCCTGGGTCCCGATCCGCTCCCTGGCGGAACGCCACCGCACACGCATTGCGACCCATATTATTGGTCTTAGCGAGAGTGATCGCTATCTCCGGTTTGGCTACCCCGCGACTGATGAGCAGGTGCAGCGCTACGTGGAGTCGATCGACTTCGAGCGCGACGAGGTGTTTGGCATCTTCAATCGCCGCCTCGAACTCATCGCCATGGCGCATCTGGCGTACCTGCCGGTGCCCACGCAGCCCGAAGCACCGGCCACGGCTGAATTCGGGGTTTCGGTCATCGGTCGTGCCCGCGGCCGGGGCTACGGGGCCCGCCTGTTCGAGCACGCGGTGTTGCATGCCCGCAATCGCGGTTGCGAACGTCTCTTCATCCACGCGCTGAGCGAAAACGCCGCCATGCTGAAGATTGCGCGCAACGCAGGCGCGAGCGTGGAGCGCGACGGCTCCGAATCGGAAGCGTGGTTGAAGCTGCCGCCCGACAGCATCTCCTCGCAGGTTGGTGAACTCGTCGGCCACCAGGTCGCGGAATTCGACTACCAACTTAAATTGCACGCCCAGCGCCTCAGCACTTGGCTGAAGGGGGCGCCGGAAGTCAAGACTCACACGGTGGAGACCGACCGAACGGCATCGGAATAG
- the rplM gene encoding 50S ribosomal protein L13 — MKTFSAKPAEVTHEWFVIDATDKVLGRVASEVALRLRGKHKAIYTPHVDTGDFIVVVNADKLRVTGNKANDKVYYRHSGFPGGIYGTKFKDMQAKHPGRALEKAVKGMLPKGPLGYAMVKKLKVYAGGSHPHAAQQPKALEI; from the coding sequence ATGAAGACCTTCAGCGCCAAGCCGGCCGAAGTGACGCACGAGTGGTTTGTGATTGACGCCACCGACAAGGTGCTCGGACGTGTTGCCAGCGAAGTGGCACTCCGTTTGCGCGGCAAGCACAAGGCCATTTACACGCCTCACGTCGACACCGGCGATTTCATCGTCGTCGTCAATGCAGACAAGCTCCGTGTGACGGGCAACAAGGCCAACGACAAGGTGTACTACCGCCACTCCGGTTTCCCGGGCGGCATCTACGGCACCAAGTTCAAGGACATGCAAGCCAAGCACCCCGGCCGCGCGCTGGAGAAGGCCGTGAAGGGCATGCTGCCCAAGGGGCCGCTGGGCTACGCGATGGTGAAGAAGCTGAAGGTGTACGCCGGTGGTTCCCACCCGCACGCCGCCCAGCAGCCCAAGGCGCTGGAAATCTAA